In one window of Tachypleus tridentatus isolate NWPU-2018 chromosome 2, ASM421037v1, whole genome shotgun sequence DNA:
- the LOC143242658 gene encoding cytosolic phospholipase A2-like isoform X2 produces the protein MKKIKVDTPDPYIVLRVPDTPNGKKRTRWKKNVVNPSWKETFTFVVDPEKDKILEVTLKDYDYVCRDDVIGTQEINLSTLEPNKAVNVTVAFHDAGEISLNLKLDPNTKPDLRYELGLCKEELEFLEHRKRMVLKGLEAFLGEDSMEDENDAPVIAVVGSGGGFRALTCLSGIFKGLSETGLLDCATYVAGLSGSAWYISTLYSHHEFPVKSPGDIQKDLRSYISQSPFRLLGPHRFFPYINSILSKYKRGQPVSFTDFFGHLLGDTLLKDDIQGKTKRLSEQRSKINVGQSPLPLYTCLHVKKDIAAPVYHEWLEFSPYEVGIAKYGTFMKTEHFGCKFYKGKIIKYFEEQPLHYLLGVWGSAFTILFKRLIQTKTRISNLLSLEQEVKYDETDSPECVERQIKTINAENEEEELKSYLEQLAVVEDEESDSTESSDSDDETDNSDKNDIKSKEKDGYITKAFDQLIESVCNSSVFNNRRGRAGMILNPLLGLALIPLKQFSPSSPITPTDDKWYKGIHHPANTQTKSLYLVDGGLTFNLPFPLLLRPSRKVKIYLTFDFSGRPSDDTYPFKELLQSEQWAQRNDFLFPPIKDRVKQLIKEPMRECYVFDDPDNTSCPIIIHFPLVNINFRKFKQPGLVRETDEEIQFADFDVFSNPDTPYSIYNFCYTHYNFDRLSKLMEFNLLNNLQTIKDVVKKVMTRRQQNSNLILSEAKMVK, from the exons AGGTAACACTCAAGGATTATGATTATGTCTGTCGTGATGATGTAATTGGAACACAGGAAATAAACCTAAGCACTTTGGAGCCAAACAAAGCAGTAAATGTTACTGTCGCTTTCCATGAT GCTGGAGAAATATCATTAAATCTAAAGCTAGACCCaaa CACCAAGCCTGATCTCAGATATGAACTTGGCTTGTGTAAAGAGGAGTTGGAATTCTTGGAACATCGAAAGCGCATGGTTCTAAAGGGACTTGAGGCATTTTTGGGAGAAGACAGTATGGAGGATGAAAATGAT GCTCCAGTAATTGCTGTCGTGGGCTCAGGAGGAGGTTTTCGTGCTCTTACTTGTCTCAGTGGTATCTTCAAGGGCCTTTCAGAAACTGGACTTTTAGATTGTGCAACTTACGTAGCTGGGTTGTCAGGCTCTGCTTG GTATATCTCAACCCTCTACAGTCATCATGAATTTCCTGTTAAGAGTCCTGGTGATATCCAAAAGGATTTAAGAAGTTATATAAGCCAAAGTCCATTCCGACTACTTGGTCCTCATAGATTTTTCCCCTACATCAAcagtattttgagtaaatataaaAGGGGTCAACCTGTCAGTTTCACAGATTTTTTTGGTCATCTTCTTGGTGATACGCTCTTAAAAgat GATATACAAGGAAAAACTAAAAGGTTGTCAGAGCAACGGTCAAAAATTAATGTTGGACAAAGTCCCTTACCTCTCTATACTTGTCTTCATGTAAAGAAAGACATTGCTGCTCCTGTGTATCAtg AGTGGTTGGAATTTTCTCCTTATGAAGTGGGTATTGCAAAATATGGAACATTTATGAAGACTGAGCATTTTGGTTGCAAATTTTACAAAGGAAAAATCATCAAATATTTTGAGGAGCAACCCCTTCACTATCTTCTGG GAGTGTGGGGCAGTGCTTTTACTATTCTGTTCAAACGGCTCATACAAACCAAGACTAGGATCAGTAATTTGCTATCCTTGGAACAAGAAGTAAAATATGATGAAACTGATTCTCCTGAGTGTGTTGAAAGACAGATCAAAACCATTAATGCTGAAAATGAAGAGGAAGAATTAAAGAGTTATCTTG AACAACTTGCTGTTGTGGAAGATGAGGAATCAGATTCCACGGAATCTTCAGACTCAGATGATGAGACAGATAATTCCGA TAAAAATGATATTAAGTCAAAAGAGAAAGATGGGTACATCACCAAGGCTTTTGATCAACTGATAGAGTCAGTTTGTAACAGCTCAGTTTTCAACAACAGACGTGGTCGAGCTGGGATGATTTTAAACCCCCTCCTTGGATTAGCCCTCATTCCACTCAAACAATTCTCTCCATCTTCTCCAATCACTCCCACTGATG ACAAGTGGTACAAAGGGATTCATCATCCTGCTAACACACAAACTAAGTCACTGTACTTGGTTGATGGAGGTCTGACCTTTAACCTTCCTTTCCCCTTGTTGTTAAGACCTTCCAGAAAAGTGAAAATTTATCTGACTTTTGACTTCAGTGGACGACCTTCTGACGACACGTATCCATTTAAG GAACTGTTACAATCTGAACAATGGGCTCAAAGAAATGACTTTCTGTTCCCACCTATTAAAGATCGTGTTAAGCAGTTGATTAAAGAACCAATGAGAGAATGCTATGTCTTTGATGATCCAGATAACACTTCTTGTCCCATTATCATTCATTTTCCTCTAGTAAACATAAATTTTCGGAAATTCAAGCAACCAG gACTTGTGCGAGAGACAGATGAAGAAATACAGTTTGCAGATTTTGATGTTTTCAGTAATCCAGATACTCCATATAGCATCTACAATTTTTGTTATACACACTACAATTTTGACAGGCTTTCCAAGCTGATGGAATTCAACCTTTTAAACAATCTCCAGACCATCAAAGATGTTGTAAAAAAGGTAATGACAAGAAGACAGCAGAATTCAAACCTCATCTTATCTGAAGCAAAAAtggtgaaataa